A window of the Microbulbifer aggregans genome harbors these coding sequences:
- a CDS encoding SDR family oxidoreductase: MFDQPGSILLAGASGGVATALGVEVLQRFPDAELLTISRNAEGPQAFTPTRHLQADLTDPDSVAGVRDFVRASDDPPDWVICCCGILHTEDHGPEKALDQCEEGWLLQSMRINVVTHIHLAQALAPALKPSHPLVWASLSAKVGSIGDNHLGGWYSYRMSKAALNMFIRNLSIEWGRRLDHCCVVAVHPGTTDTALSKPFQKNIPEDKLYSASTSAERIVDVLAGLDEERNGRLLFWDGEVLPW, encoded by the coding sequence TTGTTCGATCAACCTGGGAGTATCCTGCTTGCCGGAGCGAGTGGGGGCGTTGCCACCGCCCTCGGTGTGGAAGTATTGCAGCGTTTTCCCGATGCAGAGTTACTGACTATCAGTCGGAATGCGGAGGGACCGCAGGCGTTTACCCCGACTCGACATCTGCAAGCAGACCTGACCGATCCCGACTCGGTGGCGGGCGTGCGGGATTTTGTCAGAGCTAGCGACGATCCGCCGGACTGGGTCATCTGTTGCTGTGGCATCCTGCACACTGAAGACCACGGGCCGGAAAAGGCGCTGGACCAGTGCGAGGAAGGCTGGCTGTTGCAATCCATGCGGATCAACGTCGTTACCCACATACACCTCGCTCAGGCCCTGGCCCCGGCGCTGAAGCCCAGCCACCCACTCGTGTGGGCATCGCTGTCAGCGAAAGTGGGCAGTATCGGCGATAACCACCTTGGAGGTTGGTATAGCTACCGGATGAGCAAGGCGGCACTGAACATGTTTATCCGCAACCTCTCCATCGAGTGGGGACGGCGACTCGATCACTGCTGCGTGGTGGCGGTGCACCCCGGGACGACCGACACCGCACTCTCCAAACCATTCCAGAAAAATATTCCCGAGGACAAACTGTACAGCGCTTCCACCAGTGCAGAGCGCATCGTGGATGTGCTCGCCGGCCTGGACGAGGAGCGTAACGGCAGGCTGCTGTTCTGGGACGGTGAAGTGCTGCCCTGGTAG